The following coding sequences lie in one Apium graveolens cultivar Ventura chromosome 3, ASM990537v1, whole genome shotgun sequence genomic window:
- the LOC141714482 gene encoding uncharacterized protein LOC141714482, producing MWLKESAFIEEVTTMWKSLPRTHLLPKLFAVSSFMARWGKSFFHKFREKLKLHKSYLSKFVDCIHEVSIQEYLRERDKLNELLFQEEIYCKQRAKLHWLEDGDENTRFFHSYAYTRKRINKITYFYGEVGVRVEDWKGMSEVVRDYFTRLFTREVQEGPDGLNPTFFQKFWSLMGVDVYEYCKSYLESAVLPVPKRGLRQGDLFSPYLFLLCIKGLSNIIDQANRDEERSNVRRDKKQQLSSILGVFSDISDSKYLGFPSLMGRSKKRVFGYLNERSRKKIHPWQTKPISRARKTILIRNVAQAVLSFTISCVLLPKSHCQDLERLFNNYWWSFGKAGNKGINWHS from the exons ATGTGGCTCAAGGAGTCTGCTTTTATTGAGGAAGTTACAACTATGTGGAAGAGTCTCCCTAGAACTCATCTGTTACCCAAACTTTTTGCTGTATCATCATTCATGGCTAGGTGGGGTAAGTCATTTTTTCATAAGTTTCGTGAGAAACTGAAGTTGCATAAATCTTATTTAAGCAAGTTTGTTGATTGTATTCATGAGGTTAGTATTCAGGAGTATTTGAGGGAGAGAGATAAGTTGAATGAGTTGTTATTCCAGGAGGAGATTTACTGCAAACAACGGGCTAAGTTGCACTGGTTAGAAGATGGTGATGAAAACACTAGATTTTTCCATTCTTATGCTTATACAAGGAAAAGGATTAACAAGATTACATATTTTTATGGGGAAGTTGGGGTTCGAGTTGAAGATTGGAAGGGTATGAGTGAGGTGGTTCGAGATTATTTTACTAGATTGTTCACAAGGGAGGTGCAGGAAG GTCCTGACGGGTTAAATCCAACATTTTTCCAGAAGTTTTGGTCATTAATGGGTGTGGATGTTTATGAGTATTGTAAAAGTTATTTGGAGTCAGCGGTGTTACCAG TTCCTAAAAGAGGGTTGCGTCAAGGTGATCTGTTTTCACCGTATCTTTTCTTGTTGTGTATTAAAGGTTTATCCAATATTATTGATCAAGCCAATAGGGATG AGGAACG TTCAAATGTTCGTCGTGATAAGAAACAACAACTTTCTTCGATTTTAGGTGTATTCAGTGACATATCTGACTCGAAGTACTTAGGTTTCCCCTCTCTTATGGGAAGATCAAAAAAGAGAGTTTTTGGGTACCTAAATGAAAGATCTAGAAAAAAGATTCATCCATGGCAGACTAAACCCATCTCACGAGCAAGGAAGACAATTTTGATTAGGAACGTGGCACAAGCAGTTCTTTCTTTCACTATATCTTGTGTCTTACTCCCTAAATCACATTGTCAGGATCTGGAGCGTTTGTTTAACAACTATTGGTGGAGTTTTGGAAAGGCTGGGAACAAGGGTATTAATTGGCATTCGTGA